A region of Calderihabitans maritimus DNA encodes the following proteins:
- a CDS encoding C4-dicarboxylate ABC transporter, with the protein MTSNLLVKVRSSSLFLLALLYLTTLFIKWNWLDCIIDILIIVTLVLSMVAVHGTSRIIGYSLFIIGAILLYHYHVPLTVWGKALRRNLYLLVMFTLVPLLGIPIRQGGYIDVLKGFFRHYVRRDNQFYLLVKVVTFLVGVMINVAVVPLVHQISLASEKSKNRRLLSTALIRGFAASIIWNPGHAAVALTMELTGAKWLKIFPYGLLMSFMAIFIGWLMTLLEEKNRTNSRGCSPAKEEMEIAWNKIVELSTFGLLLIATIVIISLLTGITTVVVVAMVSLVFPIIWLTVIRKLPVFVAEFKDQYFKVNLPRLKNEVVLFLGAGFFSTAVSVSHWDNLVSILLQETVAGNAVVFSLVVISLTVLLAMLGIHPIITVTILGSSVRPEFYNISRDLMALILTSSWSLGIAVSPSSGLNVTMSGLIERSPLVTGPRWNGIYAVIVSVIIILILNLLNSFGLV; encoded by the coding sequence ATGACAAGCAATCTACTAGTTAAAGTTAGAAGCAGCAGCCTGTTTCTATTGGCTTTATTGTATTTAACGACATTATTTATAAAATGGAACTGGCTGGACTGTATTATTGACATTTTAATAATCGTGACCTTAGTCTTGAGTATGGTTGCAGTACACGGGACCTCCCGTATAATCGGTTATTCTCTGTTTATTATTGGCGCTATTCTTTTATATCATTATCACGTCCCCTTAACTGTATGGGGCAAGGCACTGAGAAGGAATCTTTATCTGCTGGTAATGTTCACTTTGGTTCCTTTATTAGGAATCCCCATTCGCCAAGGGGGATACATAGATGTCCTGAAGGGATTTTTCCGGCACTATGTCCGGCGGGACAACCAGTTCTATCTATTAGTTAAAGTAGTAACATTCCTGGTCGGAGTTATGATTAATGTAGCCGTAGTTCCACTGGTCCATCAAATTAGTTTGGCTAGCGAAAAAAGTAAAAACAGACGGCTTCTGAGTACCGCCCTTATTCGTGGTTTTGCGGCATCCATTATTTGGAATCCCGGTCATGCGGCAGTTGCGTTAACTATGGAACTAACAGGCGCCAAATGGCTGAAAATTTTTCCCTACGGTTTACTGATGAGTTTCATGGCTATTTTTATTGGCTGGCTCATGACCCTGCTGGAGGAAAAGAACCGTACTAATAGTCGAGGTTGTTCTCCCGCCAAGGAAGAAATGGAAATCGCTTGGAATAAAATTGTAGAACTCAGTACATTCGGCCTTTTGTTAATCGCCACTATTGTAATCATTTCGCTTTTAACCGGGATAACCACGGTTGTTGTAGTGGCAATGGTTTCCCTTGTTTTTCCTATAATTTGGTTGACAGTAATCAGGAAGTTACCCGTTTTCGTCGCTGAATTTAAGGATCAATACTTTAAAGTGAACTTGCCTAGATTGAAAAATGAAGTAGTCTTGTTTTTAGGTGCAGGATTTTTTTCTACCGCCGTAAGCGTCTCTCACTGGGATAACTTGGTCTCCATATTGCTCCAGGAAACTGTAGCCGGAAACGCCGTCGTGTTTTCCTTGGTAGTTATATCGTTGACTGTCCTGCTTGCCATGTTAGGGATTCATCCTATAATTACCGTCACTATCTTGGGCAGTTCTGTTCGACCGGAGTTTTACAATATTAGTCGTGACTTAATGGCCTTAATCCTCACTTCCAGTTGGTCGTTAGGTATAGCTGTCTCCCCTTCTTCCGGTCTTAACGTTACTATGTCGGGCCTGATAGAGCGTTCGCCTTTAGTTACTGGACCCAGGTGGAATGGTATATATGCGGTGATAGTATCAGTGATCATAATATTGATATTGAATCTACTCAATAGTTTCGGCTTGGTATAG